The sequence CATGACTATCTATCCAAAAGTCTTAACTGCCATATCCAAagtttctctatctatctatttatttatatatctagACATGTAGTTACATATTTTACGGTCCTAGATTTTGTATCTacctatatatctctctatctaattatatattcACATCTTTTGTTGCTTTACCTTGATCATCTAGCTATCCAATTAGACATATTTTACGGTCATACCTAgattatcctatctatctatctatctatctatctatctatctatctatctatctatctatctatctagataattATTCATATAATTGTACTGCCATACCTAGAttatcatatctatctatctatctatctatctatctatctatctatctatctatctatctatctatctatctatctatctatctaattagatAATTATTCACATACTTGTCTGACATAcctatattatctatctatctatctatctatctatctatctatctatctatctatctatctatctatctaattagatAATTATTCACATACTTGTCCTGCCATACCTagattaattatctatctatctatctatctatctatctatctatctatctagatatttTACTGTCAAACCTGGACTATCTCTTTTATTAGAAAAGTATTCAACTATTTGACTGCCATGcctagattatctatctatctatctatctatctatctatctatctatctatctatctatctatctatctatctatctatctatctagataattATTCATATAATTGTACTGCCATACCTAGAttatcatatctatctatctatctatctatctatctatctatctatctatctatctatctatctatctatctatctatctatctaattagatAATTATTCACATACTTGTCTGACATAcctatattatctatctatctatctatctatctatctatctatctatctatctatctatctatctatctatctagataattATTCATATAATTGTACTGCCATACCTAGAttatcatatctatctatctatctatctatctatctatctatctatctatctatctatctatctatctatctatctatctatctatctatctatctatctatctatctatctatctatctatccacataACTGTACTTCAATACCCAGCCCCTCTGTCTTGCTCTGTCTCTCTATTCTTTTTATCCTCGTGATGCTGCCATGATCAGTAACAGCTAATCCTGCCGTCGAATCGATCATCTGAAAAGCTTCATGGTTAAGTGTTATGTTAGCTGTACATTAAAGTACAAGGATCTGCCCTGACTATAAAGTATTATGAAATACTGACAAATGAAGCTGTGTATTTCTGCTGGTGGCGGCTGTAGCTGTCCAGTATTCAGGGTTGATACGACTAACAAATGAGTTTCAGGGGGCTAGGGAGGCAATTTATGCTGTCACTCATAAATAACAGGACATATGTTAACCATATTGCTCTAACACGTAAACCCGTCAACATGTCGCTGTTTGATACATCTTTACAACTTTACAAAGGCCTGACACAGGGCCGGTTATCTTTCAGCAGCACACATGTGGCTGGAGGTAACGTGGTGATAATAAACACAACATACCTGGTGCCTGAACTGACCAGTGCTTATATGTTGGGCCTGCTCCTACAGCTGTCTAAGGAATATAGTACATATATAGTATTATTATACTGGATGTATAAAGCACCaacagtgtattttttcccttaagCACTGcacaaatataaaatacaaagGGGTTAAGAAGGCCTtgttcataagagcttacaatcaaaTAGGGCAGCATATAGCATACATACATAATGTATATACATGGTAGATGCATACAATGGCTATGAATCCAGTTCTGTTTAGTAAAGACAACACACTTACATTCCACATTAGGCTTATATTTATTTAGCACCATAGTGCTGAACACTATTACAACTTATGTACTGTACTTTTGTGGGTGATCTTATGTGGGCGTTGTGAGTAGATTCCCTTTCATCAAAGTTTATGTAGGTGGTCATTTACTACAATTACTTATTAGCCTTGTGAATTTATCTTCACTTCCTAACACTCAGTCATGTGCAGCAGAATTGAAAAATTAGGAACTGCTGTTGTACACAATTGGTTGCAGCAAGCATGGTTTCAGTGGGCTACgtttaataatacataaatagtGGTCACACTACGAAATTTCTTGATGTGTGCCTCTGCATTTTATTTTGCctataaaaagtaaatttatCACTCTTATTGGAATTCATTAAATCGATGACAGGTACCCAGCATGCAGGGTTTAACACGAGGTATGGATGTGGGCTTGAGCCAGATCCACAAGCCAACCTCACACCGGCATTTCTTTTTacaagttttccaccacacattaaACTTCAAGTCATTATATAAAACTATATGGACACGTGCTCACCAGCaaatacaaagaaaacattttaggGGGTGTGTACATGGAATAACCGACGAGAATTATTTTATAACTGTTTACAGTATTACATCTATCTCTGTTTGGTATTATATTGTCTTATGGGCAAACATTTCCTGGATAAAATATGCCATGTGTGTAGCCCTTTCAATAAAACCTTTTTAAGttctttactatatatatatatatatatatatatatatatatatatatatatatatatatatatatatatatatatatatatatatatatatatatgacatttgGAAACATTTAAAATAGTTTCCGACCTGATAAAACAAGTGAATGAATTGGGGGgttctacaaaaaaaaagctctccaaATGTTTCTGTGTAAATAAATGACACCTGAGTCGCTAAGATTAGCGATATataatttaaataaacatttctGACTGACGATGAGATGAAAAACATTTCTGGATTCGTGTCCTTGTCAGAAATAAAACTTTAAACTCCTAGAAATCACCTGCTATATTAATACAGTTAGAATTTGGGTGACTGCATTGTGTGCACCTGgagcaaatgataaaaagaagCATGTAACCCGGAGCAATTAGCTTTCATCAGCTCTGAAATGGGAATAAAATAGCAAAGGCATGTAGAAATAGCACGGTAGGATAGTAGGAAATGGGAATAAAATACGTGTTGGGTACATGGAGATGCCCTCATTTAGGGGTCACGGTTGTCCAAATCCAAACTTTCAGGTCATCGGTGTCACAAGGTGCAATGTTACTACAAAGAACtgatgctgtgattggttacCATGGTTACTGCGCACAGCACATCGCCATGGAACTGCTATCTTTACAATGCGTCACCTTGAATGACCTAAGCTCGTCCACTCACTTCCATTCAAAGTTTATTGGGATCCCAGCACTAAACACATGGGATGTGATCAGTATGTTATTTATACGTATGTGTGATTTGTCCTTTTCCCCATTTGGGGGAGTCAGTAGCGTTGTGGCCCCACCATAGAAGTATAGATGACTTCAATGCTGTATGATGGATGTGATCCCTTTAATATGACATTTAGGGAATGATGATAATAAGTGATTGGAATGGCAGCTCTGTTCCCGCCTGGCTCTGCTCCTACTACTACAAGTATAATACTCCTCCGCCCGCCCGCCCGCCATCCTCCTCCGGGCTCACTAGAAAAACTTTCTCCAAGTCCAACTTTGAGAAGTGGAATGCAGGCTGAGAGCATGGGGGCGGATCCCCGCTGTGCGGCGGCCTGACAGCCAGCCAATGGGCTGCGCGGGCCTCCTGCCAATCCTGGCAACCCGTCCAATCCCGGCTGTGCCATCGCTAAACTCGATGCCCCCACTGTGCGCCTCCAATGCTGCGCTTTCTGCCAATcgctggaggacagagtgggaaaagGAATAGGCAGAGTTGGGAGGCAGACAAAAGAAGTTAAAGAACGCTTAATCTACCCATGTTTTTGAAGGAGGATGGTAGAGGGGGAAAAATAACAAGAGTAAGTGTGGATGGACTTGATTGTGTAGTGATGGAGCCCCCTTTGAGCAAGAGGAGTCAGACTCTGAGGTTAGCGGATTTGGCAGCGGCACAAGCCCATCCTCATCAGACTATGACAGGCTTCCCGGGGTTGGGGAGTCATCAAGCAGCTCACTCCCACCCTGCCCACATCCACCCTGGGGAGTTGGGGAGTGACCCTGGAGTTGCCCTGACTCCATTCGGACCTGAGCACATGGCACAAGCCAGTGCTCTGAAACTTAGTCCctcgcagcagcagcagcagcaccctcATCCCGAGGCTCAGACCGCTGCAGCCTTCGCCTCGCCAGTATCCAGCTATTCCCACACTGGCTACAGCAACAGCCCCAGGGACTTTCTCCTTAGGAGGGAGCTATCCACCTCGGCCATGTTAGGAGAACAGCATCCGGCCACCGGCTCCCCccatcaccatcatcaccaccaccaccaccacccccatAGCATGTTCATCTCCTCCACTGGCACCTATGATGGAGGAAGCCACCCTCTCTTCACTGGCATTCACGAGCAGGCAGCCCCAGGAGTCCACCACCCCCTCAACGGACAGATGCGCCTTGGCTTGGCCGGAGAACTGTACGGGAGAGCGGAACCCTTCAGAAGCGAACACTATGCAGCCTCCTCCATCCACAGCTACAACTCTATGAACTTAAATGTCAACctcgctgctgctgctgctgctgccgcccacccAGCCGCTGCAGGGGCGTTCTTGAGGTACATGAGGCAGCCCATCAAACAAGAGCTCATCTGCAAGTGGATCGATCAGGAGCAAGGCTCCAAAAAGACCTGCTGCTCCAAAACTTTCAGCACCATGCACGAGCTGGTCAACCATGTCACGGTGGAGCATGTCGGGGGCCCCGAGCAGAGCAGCCACATCTGCTTCTGGGAGGAATGTCCCAGGGAGGGAAAACCATTCAAAGCCAAATACAAACTGGTCAACCACATCagagttcacactggagagaagcctttCCCATGCCCATTCCCTGGATGTGGCAAGGTCTTTGCCCGGTCAGAAAACCTTAAAATCCACAAAAGGACTCATACAGGTAGGTATTTTCTGTCTTTTCTGCACACCTCCTCAGCCATGTGACTGCTCATCAATAAGTCATTTAGCTACACACATTGGCAGGAAACTTCCGACGACTAGACAACCCCACCACTGCATTTACACCGTTGTATTTGTCTTCTTCTGGTTTCCCAACATCCAGGACCGATGCCAACTTTTCTCTAAGAATGGAAGAGACCTCGTGTGGATGGTCAGGAGGGAGGGAAACAAAAGGATCAGCCAGCTTACACTTTTCATCCAGGGTTCTAGAGGGTCCATCATTTTCTGCTACCTCTAATCACTTAGATTTGACCAAGGCTTAGTATGCCTTGTGGGCACAGCAATCTGCTTCCCAGTTAAAGGCCACCACACACCCCTTTAGACCTACCCTCAACTTTttagtgcaaggacctgcctgattttaTGCTAATTTAAGGAATAGTTTCGGTTGAACCTCCTATTACATCTAAATGAGATTGTACAGATATTGTACAATCCGATTGTATAGTGCATGGCCACCCATACACAAAGGCTCAGTTCACAAagcttaggggggaaaaaatcgtcattgtttttttttttaagtgagtttttttttttttgtccaatgaGATTTGAAAACTACAGTCACATGGCTGAAGTAAAGATCCCTATCCTTGTGTTTTAGTTTTATAAAATGAGCCTACAAAGCATTTTTTCTGTAGCACTCAGACCCGAGTAGACATAAGATACAGTAACCATTAATGATTCAACAGATTGCTGTAACTTTCCGAAGCTCAGTGTAAACTTTCAGATGAGTGTGTAGCCTTCCTATATAGATGACATGTTGCACTTTAAAAAGCAAAACTCGTAGTATATGAGTTATGCTATAGGGGGcaaataatatttatatttttatatttaatatattattatatttttacatagttaggctgaaaaaaacaaaaacaaacaaaacaacaaaagaaaaaaaaaaaccacaagctCATGCATAATTTATGCTATAGGGGGCAAataatatttatatgttttaattgaatatattattatatttttacatggttaggctgaaaaaaacaaaagtaaaaaaaaaaaacacaagctcaTGCATAATTTATGCTATAGGGGGcaaataatatttatatttttaaatttaatatattattatatttttacatggtaaggctgaaaaaacaaacaaacaaaaaaaaacacaagctcaTGCATAATTTATAAATGGTGACATGTTATAAATAACACAAGCACTATAATAGATACAGGTGATTTGTAGGATGTGATGAGCTTTCCTGGTGTGTAGAAGTGTATATAGCCCAGGCCTTCCTTCTCACATGATGGGTACAGAAGATCCAACCCATTCTGATGACACGACAGACATGCACGATGACGAGGGATTACACACATCCGAGTACCAGGAGACACTACACCACACATCAACAACTTTTTCTTATCACAATCGTTTCATTAGTGCTGCAAGTGTGAAATGAATGCCATTAGTTTAAATTAACTGACATTGTGAACATTAATTATATTTATCTAAATGCGATTTATACATAATATTTCAATTGTCTGCATACATAGAAACCTCAACGCATTGATGCACTCGCAGTCAAAAGATAatctatatacaatatctcaTTTTGGTCTCatgcaaaatgtaaaaatcactgcttctacgaggcagaaaaaaaaccttctcatttgtgtttctgattggagctcactggcagaaaaaaacgtaaaactctcctaaactttgtacaaaaaatgctctagtctatacgaacgttttttttttactccaaagagaacagacgtttaagcccagtgtgcatggagccgattttttttttttttttttgcctgtagaagcagctccatGCTATCCTATAGCTCCATGTAcactggacttaaaaaaaaaacatcggttCCCATAGCAGAAAAAAAACCACTCAGCGTTTCTGATTGGAGGTTGGAGGCAGAA comes from Rana temporaria chromosome 2, aRanTem1.1, whole genome shotgun sequence and encodes:
- the ZIC5 gene encoding zinc finger protein ZIC 5 — encoded protein: MFLKEDGRGGKITRVSVDGLDCVVMEPPLSKRSQTLRLADLAAAQAHPHQTMTGFPGLGSHQAAHSHPAHIHPGELGSDPGVALTPFGPEHMAQASALKLSPSQQQQQHPHPEAQTAAAFASPVSSYSHTGYSNSPRDFLLRRELSTSAMLGEQHPATGSPHHHHHHHHHHPHSMFISSTGTYDGGSHPLFTGIHEQAAPGVHHPLNGQMRLGLAGELYGRAEPFRSEHYAASSIHSYNSMNLNVNLAAAAAAAAHPAAAGAFLRYMRQPIKQELICKWIDQEQGSKKTCCSKTFSTMHELVNHVTVEHVGGPEQSSHICFWEECPREGKPFKAKYKLVNHIRVHTGEKPFPCPFPGCGKVFARSENLKIHKRTHTGEKPFKCEFDGCDRKFANSSDRKKHSHVHTSDKPYYCKVRGCDKSYTHPSSLRKHMKIHCKSPPGSPSALGYSAVTTPIDDSLSPAQEQVRGRSSNLSPQVTNLNEWYVCQASGGPNNLHTPSSNADSTDSDDEDTYRNSERTIR